The Takifugu flavidus isolate HTHZ2018 chromosome 17, ASM371156v2, whole genome shotgun sequence genome contains a region encoding:
- the LOC130514143 gene encoding protein 4.1-like isoform X8: protein MATETGEPQVSSLEAAGRSTPKQNRDAGVSQTFNEDSTSHLSSGVRITRSPARNPLSFRMMQTRVTLLDGSLFTCTVEKRALGFQLFEKVCEHMNLLEKDYFGLSFRDADNNKNWLDPGKEMKKQVRGVPWNFSFNVKFYPPDPAQLSEDITRYFLCLQLRQDIVSGRLPCSFATHTVLGSYTVQSELGDYDPDECGPDYISQLSFAPNQTKEMEDKIVELHRTYRGTTPADAEMHFLENVKKLSMYGVDLHHAKMVGSRFDCLPSARSEDSEGVAIMLGVCSSGLLVYRDRLRINRFSWPKILKISYKRNNFYIKIRPGEFDQFESTIGFKLLNHRAAKRLWKVCVEHHSFFRLMSPEETPKKTLSLGSKFRYSGRTQIQSRRASAQISRPPPSFPRCSSRRSLLSRSLDGASRAASSLIGSPVFTSSPRANGGSDMGAGLYGAFKFTTSDVITTVTPEKMMEEKRAEQEEEVLLLEMVQTKPVEDKEDEEQVEVEVEEQVEVEDTKDLTVSQQSLQRHDTKTELTDTVVDGDMTATESDQDEDLKTQDTVGSPEEEQQPQSSMSVLRRSFFEGGAKQGGAETEWEKRLASSPLRHLDSPMIEPLDPEEAVPLKCSPSVEGGAITEQAPPRPVREKSYTEGQSYDTASGRVVTMTSSDTCFTVTMETDWVGRQVRGVPRPTADDLVAGAGLMTITEPSFSEMSPELAALLRSANEQKTFRELNLMKTSEKMETVLLMSESCDQDQQLGPEPQVAVASVVGPPPQKPPPPPPGVVDDVIEDWGSNNSVEVGDEEEVPVMRRTLTYEAPGGDSSPPTGLLLSSQTFTAETSNTTTTTHITKMLKGAMSETRIEKRIVISGDTDIDHDQALVTALSEARRQHPELSVTRVVIHKETEVSPDHVTSQD from the exons ATGGCAACGgaaacaggtgaaccacaggtgtCCAGCCTGGAAGCTGCAGGACGTTCGACACCGAAACAG AACAGGGACGCTGGGGTGTCCCAGACCTTCAATGAGGACTCAACGAGCCACCTGTCCTCAGGTGTACGGATCACCCGATCTCCAGCCAGGAACCCCCTGAGCTTCAGGATGATGCAGACCAGAGTGACCCTCCTGGACGGCTCCCTGTTCACCTGCACTGTGGAG AAACGAGCGCTTGGATTTCAACTGTTTGAAAAAGTCTGTGAACACATGAACCTCCTGGAAAAAGACTATTTTGGACTGAGCTTCAGGGATGCTGACAACAACAAg AACTGGTTGGATCCAGGGAAGGAGATGAAGAAGCAGGTCCGAG GCGTTCCCTGGAATTTTTCTTTCAATGTCAAGTTTTACCCCCCCGACCCGGCCCAGCTGTCGGAGGACATCACCAG GTACTTCCTGTGTCTCCAGCTGAGACAGGACATCGTTTCTGGCCGGCTTCCCTGCTCGTTTGCCACTCACACGGTTCTGGGGTCCTACACGGTCCAGTCGGAGCTTGGAGACTACGATCCCG ATGAATGTGGTCCAGATTACATCAGCCAGCTCAGTTTTGCTCCAAACCAGACCAAAGAGATGGAGGACAAAATCGTGGAGCTGCACAGAACCTACAG GGGAACGACGCCTGCTGATGCAGAGATGCACTTCCTGGAGAATGTCAAAAAGCTGTCCATGTATGGAGTTGACCTTCACCATGCAAAG ATGGTAGGAAGCCGCTTTGATTGTTTGCCTTCAGCTAGGTCGGAG GACTCGGAGGGTGTGGCCATTATGCTGGGCGTGTGCAGTAGTGGTCTGCTGGTCTACAGAGACCGGCTCAGGATCAACAGGTTCTCGTGGCCAAAGATCCTCAAGATCTCCTACAAAAGGAACAACTTCTACATCAAGATCCGACCTGGAGAG TTTGACCAGTTTGAGTCGACCATTGGATTCAAGCTGCTGAACCACAGAGCCGCGAAGCGCCTGTGGAAGGTGTGCGTGGAGCATCACTCCTTCTTCAG gcTCATGTCTCCAGAGGAAACCCCCAAGAAGACCTTGTCTCTGGGGTCCAAGTTTCGTTACAGCGGCCGGACTCAGATCCAGAGTCGCCGAGCGAGTGCTCAGATCTCCAGACCTCCGCCCAGTTTCCCAcgatgcagcagcaggaggagcctgCTGAGCCGGAGCCTGGACGGAG CTTCGAGGGCCGCGTCCTCTTTGATCGGGTCCCCAGTCTTCACATCGTCCCCCAGAGCCAACGGTGGTTCAG ATatgggggcggggctgtatGGAGCGTTCAAGTTTACcaccagtgatgtcatcaccacGGTAACACctgagaagatgatggaggagaagagggcggAGCAAG AGGAAGAGGTGTTGCTTTTGGAGATGGTGCAGACGAAACCAGTGGAAGACAaagaggacgaggagcaggtggaggtggaggtggaggagcaggtggaggtggaggacaccAAGGACCTGACCGTCTCCCAGCAGAGTCTCCAAAGACACGACACCAAG ACCGAGCTGACGGACACAGTGGTGGACGGAGACATGACGGCGACAGAG TCTGATCAGGACGAAGACCTGAAGACTCAG GACACCGTTGGGAgtccagaggaggagcagcagcctcagagcTCCATGAGCGTGCTCAGACGCTCTTTCTTTGAGGGCGGGGCCAAGCAGGGGGGGGCGGAGACGGAGTGGGAGAAACGCCTGGCGTCCTCACCTCTGCGACATCTGGACTCCCCCATGATCGAACCGCTGGACCCAGAGGAG gcTGTCCCCCTGAAATGCAGCCCATCGGTG GAGGGCGGAGCCATAACAGAGCAAGCTCCCCCTCGCCCAGTCAGAGAGAAGAGCTACACTGAGGGGCAGAGCTACGACACTGCCTCTGGCAGGGTCGTCACCATGACGAGCAGTGACACCTGCTTTACCgttaccatggaaacggacTGGGTGGGCCGGCAGGTCAGAGGTGTGCCACGTCCCACGGCTGATGATCTCGTGGCGGGTGCAGGACTGATGACAATCACAGAG CCATCGTTCAGTGAAATGTCTCCTGAGCTCGCTGCCCTGCTGAGGTCAGCCAACGAACAAAAAACCTTCAGGGAACTCAACCTGATGAAG acaTCGGAGAAGATGGAAACAGTCCTCCTGATGtcggagtcatgtgaccaggatCAGCAACTGGGACCTGAGCCTCAGGTAGCAGTGGCATCTGTTGTAGGCCCGCCCCCCCAAAAacccccgcccccaccaccaGGGGTGGTTGATGATGTCATAGAGGACTGGGGGAGTAATAACAGCGTGGAGGTCGGTGATGAAGAG gaagttcccGTGATGAGGAGGACGTTGACGTACGAAGCTCCAGGG GGTGACTCGAGCCCCCCGACGGGTCTCCTGCTGAGCTCGCAGACCTTCACTGCTGAGACctccaacaccaccaccaccacgcacATCACAAAG ATGTTAAAAGGCGCCATGTCGGAAACCAGGATCGAGAAGAGAATCGTGATATCTGGAGACACCGACATCGACCACGACCAG GCTCTGGTCACGGCGCTCAGTGAGGCTCGGCGGCAGCACCCCGAGCTGTCGGTCACGCGTGTTGTCATCCATAAAGAAACAGAGGTGTCccctgatcatgtgacctcacaG GATTGA
- the LOC130514143 gene encoding protein 4.1-like isoform X3 → MATETGEPQVSSLEAAGRSTPKQNRDAGVSQTFNEDSTSHLSSGVRITRSPARNPLSFRMMQTRVTLLDGSLFTCTVEKRALGFQLFEKVCEHMNLLEKDYFGLSFRDADNNKNWLDPGKEMKKQVRGVPWNFSFNVKFYPPDPAQLSEDITRYFLCLQLRQDIVSGRLPCSFATHTVLGSYTVQSELGDYDPDECGPDYISQLSFAPNQTKEMEDKIVELHRTYRGTTPADAEMHFLENVKKLSMYGVDLHHAKDSEGVAIMLGVCSSGLLVYRDRLRINRFSWPKILKISYKRNNFYIKIRPGEFDQFESTIGFKLLNHRAAKRLWKVCVEHHSFFRLMSPEETPKKTLSLGSKFRYSGRTQIQSRRASAQISRPPPSFPRCSSRRSLLSRSLDGASRAASSLIGSPVFTSSPRANGGSDMGAGLYGAFKFTTSDVITTVTPEKMMEEKRAEQEEEVLLLEMVQTKPVEDKEDEEQVEVEVEEQVEVEDTKDLTVSQQSLQRHDTKTELTDTVVDGDMTATESDQDEDLKTQDTVGSPEEEQQPQSSMSVLRRSFFEGGAKQGGAETEWEKRLASSPLRHLDSPMIEPLDPEEAVPLKCSPSVEGGAITEQAPPRPVREKSYTEGQSYDTASGRVVTMTSSDTCFTVTMETDWVGRQVRGVPRPTADDLVAGAGLMTITEVKTPTSPVELRPGVCDAVRDVTGGGGAPLLLPSALPGHLKPTHAPAHLPPSMTSVPSFSEMSPELAALLRSANEQKTFRELNLMKTSEKMETVLLMSESCDQDQQLGPEPQVAVASVVGPPPQKPPPPPPGVVDDVIEDWGSNNSVEVGDEEEVPVMRRTLTYEAPGGDSSPPTGLLLSSQTFTAETSNTTTTTHITKMLKGAMSETRIEKRIVISGDTDIDHDQALVTALSEARRQHPELSVTRVVIHKETEVSPDHVTSQD, encoded by the exons ATGGCAACGgaaacaggtgaaccacaggtgtCCAGCCTGGAAGCTGCAGGACGTTCGACACCGAAACAG AACAGGGACGCTGGGGTGTCCCAGACCTTCAATGAGGACTCAACGAGCCACCTGTCCTCAGGTGTACGGATCACCCGATCTCCAGCCAGGAACCCCCTGAGCTTCAGGATGATGCAGACCAGAGTGACCCTCCTGGACGGCTCCCTGTTCACCTGCACTGTGGAG AAACGAGCGCTTGGATTTCAACTGTTTGAAAAAGTCTGTGAACACATGAACCTCCTGGAAAAAGACTATTTTGGACTGAGCTTCAGGGATGCTGACAACAACAAg AACTGGTTGGATCCAGGGAAGGAGATGAAGAAGCAGGTCCGAG GCGTTCCCTGGAATTTTTCTTTCAATGTCAAGTTTTACCCCCCCGACCCGGCCCAGCTGTCGGAGGACATCACCAG GTACTTCCTGTGTCTCCAGCTGAGACAGGACATCGTTTCTGGCCGGCTTCCCTGCTCGTTTGCCACTCACACGGTTCTGGGGTCCTACACGGTCCAGTCGGAGCTTGGAGACTACGATCCCG ATGAATGTGGTCCAGATTACATCAGCCAGCTCAGTTTTGCTCCAAACCAGACCAAAGAGATGGAGGACAAAATCGTGGAGCTGCACAGAACCTACAG GGGAACGACGCCTGCTGATGCAGAGATGCACTTCCTGGAGAATGTCAAAAAGCTGTCCATGTATGGAGTTGACCTTCACCATGCAAAG GACTCGGAGGGTGTGGCCATTATGCTGGGCGTGTGCAGTAGTGGTCTGCTGGTCTACAGAGACCGGCTCAGGATCAACAGGTTCTCGTGGCCAAAGATCCTCAAGATCTCCTACAAAAGGAACAACTTCTACATCAAGATCCGACCTGGAGAG TTTGACCAGTTTGAGTCGACCATTGGATTCAAGCTGCTGAACCACAGAGCCGCGAAGCGCCTGTGGAAGGTGTGCGTGGAGCATCACTCCTTCTTCAG gcTCATGTCTCCAGAGGAAACCCCCAAGAAGACCTTGTCTCTGGGGTCCAAGTTTCGTTACAGCGGCCGGACTCAGATCCAGAGTCGCCGAGCGAGTGCTCAGATCTCCAGACCTCCGCCCAGTTTCCCAcgatgcagcagcaggaggagcctgCTGAGCCGGAGCCTGGACGGAG CTTCGAGGGCCGCGTCCTCTTTGATCGGGTCCCCAGTCTTCACATCGTCCCCCAGAGCCAACGGTGGTTCAG ATatgggggcggggctgtatGGAGCGTTCAAGTTTACcaccagtgatgtcatcaccacGGTAACACctgagaagatgatggaggagaagagggcggAGCAAG AGGAAGAGGTGTTGCTTTTGGAGATGGTGCAGACGAAACCAGTGGAAGACAaagaggacgaggagcaggtggaggtggaggtggaggagcaggtggaggtggaggacaccAAGGACCTGACCGTCTCCCAGCAGAGTCTCCAAAGACACGACACCAAG ACCGAGCTGACGGACACAGTGGTGGACGGAGACATGACGGCGACAGAG TCTGATCAGGACGAAGACCTGAAGACTCAG GACACCGTTGGGAgtccagaggaggagcagcagcctcagagcTCCATGAGCGTGCTCAGACGCTCTTTCTTTGAGGGCGGGGCCAAGCAGGGGGGGGCGGAGACGGAGTGGGAGAAACGCCTGGCGTCCTCACCTCTGCGACATCTGGACTCCCCCATGATCGAACCGCTGGACCCAGAGGAG gcTGTCCCCCTGAAATGCAGCCCATCGGTG GAGGGCGGAGCCATAACAGAGCAAGCTCCCCCTCGCCCAGTCAGAGAGAAGAGCTACACTGAGGGGCAGAGCTACGACACTGCCTCTGGCAGGGTCGTCACCATGACGAGCAGTGACACCTGCTTTACCgttaccatggaaacggacTGGGTGGGCCGGCAGGTCAGAGGTGTGCCACGTCCCACGGCTGATGATCTCGTGGCGGGTGCAGGACTGATGACAATCACAGAGGTGAAGACGCCGACCTCGCCCGTGGAGCTGCGCCCGGGGGTGTGCGACGCTGTCCGTGATGtcaccggtggggggggggctccactCCTGTTGCCCAGCGCCCTCCCTGGCCACCTAAAGCCCACCCACGCTCCCGCTCACCTGCCCCCGTCCATGACCAGCGTG CCATCGTTCAGTGAAATGTCTCCTGAGCTCGCTGCCCTGCTGAGGTCAGCCAACGAACAAAAAACCTTCAGGGAACTCAACCTGATGAAG acaTCGGAGAAGATGGAAACAGTCCTCCTGATGtcggagtcatgtgaccaggatCAGCAACTGGGACCTGAGCCTCAGGTAGCAGTGGCATCTGTTGTAGGCCCGCCCCCCCAAAAacccccgcccccaccaccaGGGGTGGTTGATGATGTCATAGAGGACTGGGGGAGTAATAACAGCGTGGAGGTCGGTGATGAAGAG gaagttcccGTGATGAGGAGGACGTTGACGTACGAAGCTCCAGGG GGTGACTCGAGCCCCCCGACGGGTCTCCTGCTGAGCTCGCAGACCTTCACTGCTGAGACctccaacaccaccaccaccacgcacATCACAAAG ATGTTAAAAGGCGCCATGTCGGAAACCAGGATCGAGAAGAGAATCGTGATATCTGGAGACACCGACATCGACCACGACCAG GCTCTGGTCACGGCGCTCAGTGAGGCTCGGCGGCAGCACCCCGAGCTGTCGGTCACGCGTGTTGTCATCCATAAAGAAACAGAGGTGTCccctgatcatgtgacctcacaG GATTGA
- the LOC130514143 gene encoding protein 4.1-like isoform X7, protein MATETGEPQVSSLEAAGRSTPKQNRDAGVSQTFNEDSTSHLSSGVRITRSPARNPLSFRMMQTRVTLLDGSLFTCTVEKRALGFQLFEKVCEHMNLLEKDYFGLSFRDADNNKNWLDPGKEMKKQVRGVPWNFSFNVKFYPPDPAQLSEDITRYFLCLQLRQDIVSGRLPCSFATHTVLGSYTVQSELGDYDPDECGPDYISQLSFAPNQTKEMEDKIVELHRTYRGTTPADAEMHFLENVKKLSMYGVDLHHAKMVGSRFDCLPSARSEDSEGVAIMLGVCSSGLLVYRDRLRINRFSWPKILKISYKRNNFYIKIRPGEFDQFESTIGFKLLNHRAAKRLWKVCVEHHSFFRLMSPEETPKKTLSLGSKFRYSGRTQIQSRRASAQISRPPPSFPRCSSRRSLLSRSLDGASRAASSLIGSPVFTSSPRANGGSDMGAGLYGAFKFTTSDVITTVTPEKMMEEKRAEQEEEVLLLEMVQTKPVEDKEDEEQVEVEVEEQVEVEDTKDLTVSQQSLQRHDTKTELTDTVVDGDMTATESDQDEDLKTQDTVGSPEEEQQPQSSMSVLRRSFFEGGAKQGGAETEWEKRLASSPLRHLDSPMIEPLDPEEAVPLKCSPSVEGGAITEQAPPRPVREKSYTEGQSYDTASGRVVTMTSSDTCFTVTMETDWVGRQVRGVPRPTADDLVAGAGLMTITEVKTPTSPVELRPGVCDAVRDVTGGGGAPLLLPSALPGHLKPTHAPAHLPPSMTSVPSFSEMSPELAALLRSANEQKTFRELNLMKTSEKMETVLLMSESCDQDQQLGPEPQEVPVMRRTLTYEAPGGDSSPPTGLLLSSQTFTAETSNTTTTTHITKMLKGAMSETRIEKRIVISGDTDIDHDQALVTALSEARRQHPELSVTRVVIHKETEVSPDHVTSQD, encoded by the exons ATGGCAACGgaaacaggtgaaccacaggtgtCCAGCCTGGAAGCTGCAGGACGTTCGACACCGAAACAG AACAGGGACGCTGGGGTGTCCCAGACCTTCAATGAGGACTCAACGAGCCACCTGTCCTCAGGTGTACGGATCACCCGATCTCCAGCCAGGAACCCCCTGAGCTTCAGGATGATGCAGACCAGAGTGACCCTCCTGGACGGCTCCCTGTTCACCTGCACTGTGGAG AAACGAGCGCTTGGATTTCAACTGTTTGAAAAAGTCTGTGAACACATGAACCTCCTGGAAAAAGACTATTTTGGACTGAGCTTCAGGGATGCTGACAACAACAAg AACTGGTTGGATCCAGGGAAGGAGATGAAGAAGCAGGTCCGAG GCGTTCCCTGGAATTTTTCTTTCAATGTCAAGTTTTACCCCCCCGACCCGGCCCAGCTGTCGGAGGACATCACCAG GTACTTCCTGTGTCTCCAGCTGAGACAGGACATCGTTTCTGGCCGGCTTCCCTGCTCGTTTGCCACTCACACGGTTCTGGGGTCCTACACGGTCCAGTCGGAGCTTGGAGACTACGATCCCG ATGAATGTGGTCCAGATTACATCAGCCAGCTCAGTTTTGCTCCAAACCAGACCAAAGAGATGGAGGACAAAATCGTGGAGCTGCACAGAACCTACAG GGGAACGACGCCTGCTGATGCAGAGATGCACTTCCTGGAGAATGTCAAAAAGCTGTCCATGTATGGAGTTGACCTTCACCATGCAAAG ATGGTAGGAAGCCGCTTTGATTGTTTGCCTTCAGCTAGGTCGGAG GACTCGGAGGGTGTGGCCATTATGCTGGGCGTGTGCAGTAGTGGTCTGCTGGTCTACAGAGACCGGCTCAGGATCAACAGGTTCTCGTGGCCAAAGATCCTCAAGATCTCCTACAAAAGGAACAACTTCTACATCAAGATCCGACCTGGAGAG TTTGACCAGTTTGAGTCGACCATTGGATTCAAGCTGCTGAACCACAGAGCCGCGAAGCGCCTGTGGAAGGTGTGCGTGGAGCATCACTCCTTCTTCAG gcTCATGTCTCCAGAGGAAACCCCCAAGAAGACCTTGTCTCTGGGGTCCAAGTTTCGTTACAGCGGCCGGACTCAGATCCAGAGTCGCCGAGCGAGTGCTCAGATCTCCAGACCTCCGCCCAGTTTCCCAcgatgcagcagcaggaggagcctgCTGAGCCGGAGCCTGGACGGAG CTTCGAGGGCCGCGTCCTCTTTGATCGGGTCCCCAGTCTTCACATCGTCCCCCAGAGCCAACGGTGGTTCAG ATatgggggcggggctgtatGGAGCGTTCAAGTTTACcaccagtgatgtcatcaccacGGTAACACctgagaagatgatggaggagaagagggcggAGCAAG AGGAAGAGGTGTTGCTTTTGGAGATGGTGCAGACGAAACCAGTGGAAGACAaagaggacgaggagcaggtggaggtggaggtggaggagcaggtggaggtggaggacaccAAGGACCTGACCGTCTCCCAGCAGAGTCTCCAAAGACACGACACCAAG ACCGAGCTGACGGACACAGTGGTGGACGGAGACATGACGGCGACAGAG TCTGATCAGGACGAAGACCTGAAGACTCAG GACACCGTTGGGAgtccagaggaggagcagcagcctcagagcTCCATGAGCGTGCTCAGACGCTCTTTCTTTGAGGGCGGGGCCAAGCAGGGGGGGGCGGAGACGGAGTGGGAGAAACGCCTGGCGTCCTCACCTCTGCGACATCTGGACTCCCCCATGATCGAACCGCTGGACCCAGAGGAG gcTGTCCCCCTGAAATGCAGCCCATCGGTG GAGGGCGGAGCCATAACAGAGCAAGCTCCCCCTCGCCCAGTCAGAGAGAAGAGCTACACTGAGGGGCAGAGCTACGACACTGCCTCTGGCAGGGTCGTCACCATGACGAGCAGTGACACCTGCTTTACCgttaccatggaaacggacTGGGTGGGCCGGCAGGTCAGAGGTGTGCCACGTCCCACGGCTGATGATCTCGTGGCGGGTGCAGGACTGATGACAATCACAGAGGTGAAGACGCCGACCTCGCCCGTGGAGCTGCGCCCGGGGGTGTGCGACGCTGTCCGTGATGtcaccggtggggggggggctccactCCTGTTGCCCAGCGCCCTCCCTGGCCACCTAAAGCCCACCCACGCTCCCGCTCACCTGCCCCCGTCCATGACCAGCGTG CCATCGTTCAGTGAAATGTCTCCTGAGCTCGCTGCCCTGCTGAGGTCAGCCAACGAACAAAAAACCTTCAGGGAACTCAACCTGATGAAG acaTCGGAGAAGATGGAAACAGTCCTCCTGATGtcggagtcatgtgaccaggatCAGCAACTGGGACCTGAGCCTCAG gaagttcccGTGATGAGGAGGACGTTGACGTACGAAGCTCCAGGG GGTGACTCGAGCCCCCCGACGGGTCTCCTGCTGAGCTCGCAGACCTTCACTGCTGAGACctccaacaccaccaccaccacgcacATCACAAAG ATGTTAAAAGGCGCCATGTCGGAAACCAGGATCGAGAAGAGAATCGTGATATCTGGAGACACCGACATCGACCACGACCAG GCTCTGGTCACGGCGCTCAGTGAGGCTCGGCGGCAGCACCCCGAGCTGTCGGTCACGCGTGTTGTCATCCATAAAGAAACAGAGGTGTCccctgatcatgtgacctcacaG GATTGA
- the LOC130514143 gene encoding protein 4.1-like isoform X9, with the protein MATETGEPQVSSLEAAGRSTPKQNRDAGVSQTFNEDSTSHLSSGVRITRSPARNPLSFRMMQTRVTLLDGSLFTCTVEKRALGFQLFEKVCEHMNLLEKDYFGLSFRDADNNKNWLDPGKEMKKQVRGVPWNFSFNVKFYPPDPAQLSEDITRYFLCLQLRQDIVSGRLPCSFATHTVLGSYTVQSELGDYDPDECGPDYISQLSFAPNQTKEMEDKIVELHRTYRGTTPADAEMHFLENVKKLSMYGVDLHHAKMVGSRFDCLPSARSEDSEGVAIMLGVCSSGLLVYRDRLRINRFSWPKILKISYKRNNFYIKIRPGEFDQFESTIGFKLLNHRAAKRLWKVCVEHHSFFRLMSPEETPKKTLSLGSKFRYSGRTQIQSRRASAQISRPPPSFPRCSSRRSLLSRSLDGASRAASSLIGSPVFTSSPRANGGSDMGAGLYGAFKFTTSDVITTVTPEKMMEEKRAEQEEEVLLLEMVQTKPVEDKEDEEQVEVEVEEQVEVEDTKDLTVSQQSLQRHDTKTELTDTVVDGDMTATESDQDEDLKTQDTVGSPEEEQQPQSSMSVLRRSFFEGGAKQGGAETEWEKRLASSPLRHLDSPMIEPLDPEEAVPLKCSPSVPSFSEMSPELAALLRSANEQKTFRELNLMKTSEKMETVLLMSESCDQDQQLGPEPQVAVASVVGPPPQKPPPPPPGVVDDVIEDWGSNNSVEVGDEEEVPVMRRTLTYEAPGGDSSPPTGLLLSSQTFTAETSNTTTTTHITKMLKGAMSETRIEKRIVISGDTDIDHDQALVTALSEARRQHPELSVTRVVIHKETEVSPDHVTSQD; encoded by the exons ATGGCAACGgaaacaggtgaaccacaggtgtCCAGCCTGGAAGCTGCAGGACGTTCGACACCGAAACAG AACAGGGACGCTGGGGTGTCCCAGACCTTCAATGAGGACTCAACGAGCCACCTGTCCTCAGGTGTACGGATCACCCGATCTCCAGCCAGGAACCCCCTGAGCTTCAGGATGATGCAGACCAGAGTGACCCTCCTGGACGGCTCCCTGTTCACCTGCACTGTGGAG AAACGAGCGCTTGGATTTCAACTGTTTGAAAAAGTCTGTGAACACATGAACCTCCTGGAAAAAGACTATTTTGGACTGAGCTTCAGGGATGCTGACAACAACAAg AACTGGTTGGATCCAGGGAAGGAGATGAAGAAGCAGGTCCGAG GCGTTCCCTGGAATTTTTCTTTCAATGTCAAGTTTTACCCCCCCGACCCGGCCCAGCTGTCGGAGGACATCACCAG GTACTTCCTGTGTCTCCAGCTGAGACAGGACATCGTTTCTGGCCGGCTTCCCTGCTCGTTTGCCACTCACACGGTTCTGGGGTCCTACACGGTCCAGTCGGAGCTTGGAGACTACGATCCCG ATGAATGTGGTCCAGATTACATCAGCCAGCTCAGTTTTGCTCCAAACCAGACCAAAGAGATGGAGGACAAAATCGTGGAGCTGCACAGAACCTACAG GGGAACGACGCCTGCTGATGCAGAGATGCACTTCCTGGAGAATGTCAAAAAGCTGTCCATGTATGGAGTTGACCTTCACCATGCAAAG ATGGTAGGAAGCCGCTTTGATTGTTTGCCTTCAGCTAGGTCGGAG GACTCGGAGGGTGTGGCCATTATGCTGGGCGTGTGCAGTAGTGGTCTGCTGGTCTACAGAGACCGGCTCAGGATCAACAGGTTCTCGTGGCCAAAGATCCTCAAGATCTCCTACAAAAGGAACAACTTCTACATCAAGATCCGACCTGGAGAG TTTGACCAGTTTGAGTCGACCATTGGATTCAAGCTGCTGAACCACAGAGCCGCGAAGCGCCTGTGGAAGGTGTGCGTGGAGCATCACTCCTTCTTCAG gcTCATGTCTCCAGAGGAAACCCCCAAGAAGACCTTGTCTCTGGGGTCCAAGTTTCGTTACAGCGGCCGGACTCAGATCCAGAGTCGCCGAGCGAGTGCTCAGATCTCCAGACCTCCGCCCAGTTTCCCAcgatgcagcagcaggaggagcctgCTGAGCCGGAGCCTGGACGGAG CTTCGAGGGCCGCGTCCTCTTTGATCGGGTCCCCAGTCTTCACATCGTCCCCCAGAGCCAACGGTGGTTCAG ATatgggggcggggctgtatGGAGCGTTCAAGTTTACcaccagtgatgtcatcaccacGGTAACACctgagaagatgatggaggagaagagggcggAGCAAG AGGAAGAGGTGTTGCTTTTGGAGATGGTGCAGACGAAACCAGTGGAAGACAaagaggacgaggagcaggtggaggtggaggtggaggagcaggtggaggtggaggacaccAAGGACCTGACCGTCTCCCAGCAGAGTCTCCAAAGACACGACACCAAG ACCGAGCTGACGGACACAGTGGTGGACGGAGACATGACGGCGACAGAG TCTGATCAGGACGAAGACCTGAAGACTCAG GACACCGTTGGGAgtccagaggaggagcagcagcctcagagcTCCATGAGCGTGCTCAGACGCTCTTTCTTTGAGGGCGGGGCCAAGCAGGGGGGGGCGGAGACGGAGTGGGAGAAACGCCTGGCGTCCTCACCTCTGCGACATCTGGACTCCCCCATGATCGAACCGCTGGACCCAGAGGAG gcTGTCCCCCTGAAATGCAGCCCATCGGTG CCATCGTTCAGTGAAATGTCTCCTGAGCTCGCTGCCCTGCTGAGGTCAGCCAACGAACAAAAAACCTTCAGGGAACTCAACCTGATGAAG acaTCGGAGAAGATGGAAACAGTCCTCCTGATGtcggagtcatgtgaccaggatCAGCAACTGGGACCTGAGCCTCAGGTAGCAGTGGCATCTGTTGTAGGCCCGCCCCCCCAAAAacccccgcccccaccaccaGGGGTGGTTGATGATGTCATAGAGGACTGGGGGAGTAATAACAGCGTGGAGGTCGGTGATGAAGAG gaagttcccGTGATGAGGAGGACGTTGACGTACGAAGCTCCAGGG GGTGACTCGAGCCCCCCGACGGGTCTCCTGCTGAGCTCGCAGACCTTCACTGCTGAGACctccaacaccaccaccaccacgcacATCACAAAG ATGTTAAAAGGCGCCATGTCGGAAACCAGGATCGAGAAGAGAATCGTGATATCTGGAGACACCGACATCGACCACGACCAG GCTCTGGTCACGGCGCTCAGTGAGGCTCGGCGGCAGCACCCCGAGCTGTCGGTCACGCGTGTTGTCATCCATAAAGAAACAGAGGTGTCccctgatcatgtgacctcacaG GATTGA